GCAATATTTTTTTTTACTGTTTCAAAGTTAAATATCATCAGACTTTTGACGAAATATTACAAGAAAGCAGTATCTAATCTGTAAACAAACTTCGGAGGCACCATGATAAACATCATCGTAGTGGATGATGATAAAGCGCTGCGTAAGAATCTCGCTTTTTATCTTAAAAGTCAAAGTTATGAAGTCGATACTGCCGAATCCGGTGAAGAAGCTATAGAGCTTTCTAAGAATAAGTTTTATGACATTTTAATATCTGATATAAAAATGAATAAGATGTCAGGTTTTGAGTTGATGAAGAAGGTTAAAAATATTCATCCGGCTGCTGAAATTATATTAATTACAGGTTATGGCAATATTCCCATGGCTGTAGATGCTATTCAGGGGGGAGCGGCGGATTTTATATGCAAGCCGTTTGAATTCGGAAACCTGCTAACTCGAATTGAAAGTATTATCAAGCGAAGGGAACACAAGGTAACATCTACGGATAAATATGATAAGCTTATAACCAAGTCGCAGAAGATGCAGGATGTGCTGAATTTAGCTGCCAAAGCGTCTGGAACCGAGGTGGCGGTTCTAATTGAAGGCGAGTCCGGAACCGGCAAGGAATTAATAGCCAGAGCTATTCATGGACGGTCAAATCGCAAGGATTTCCCTTTTAAGATAGTTGAATGTTCTACCATGAATGAGAAAGACCTTCAAGCGGAGCTTTTCGGCAACTGGGAAGATAATGATTACGCTGGTATGATTGTTCAGGCAAACAACGGCACTCTGTTTATTAAGGACATAGAACTATTATCTGCTAATCTTCAAGCATCATTCTTAAGATATATTCAGGATGGATTTTATACAATCCCCAGCAAGAACCAAAAAATTAAATCTGATGTTAGAATAATCTGTTCCTGCACAAAAAGTTTGAGAAAAATAGCTTCTGCCCATCAATTCCGTGAAGATTTATTTTATGCTATAAATATTATGTCAATCTATACTCCGCCGCTGCGAAATCGCATAGCTGATATTTTCCCTCTTGTAAATCATTTTCTTGAGAAATACAGCGCTAAATTCAATAAAAATGTCAAAGCGATAGCGCCGGATATTCTGGCGTGGATGCAGACATATCAATGGCCGGGTAATGTTGCGGAACTGGAAAACAGTATTGCGCGCGCTTGCGCTTTATCAAATTCTGAGATAATCGATGAATCGTTAATCTTTACATTGCCGCGAGACCGACCAGTATCTGAGGAAGAACAAGGATTTCTAAATATTACCCTTAAAGACAACCAAAAAGCCTTGATATTGAAAGCCCTAAAACAGAATACCGGCAACTATACACGTACCGCTCAACAACTTGGAATCTCTCGAACTACGCTCTGGCGACGCATGAAAAAATTTAAAATCGAAGAGAAATTAATTACATAGTATTGTGATGATATTTCGTGCTGTCGGAAGTTGCCTCCGACAGCACGGTATGTTGATAAAACCCGCCCCAACTGGAAAGTCGGGGCTATTAAATTTTTACTAAAGCACTAGCCACTTAATAGTCGAGGCTTTCCAGCCTCGACTTTTTACATGGCATTAAAAATTCTATCAATACAACCTTTTGTTTACAATCTGATCGCTAAAAGCGAACAAACCCGACTCCTGCTTTTTATATTTGCAGGTAATTTATATTAATTCAAGTTTTTCGGTACATCTGGAAAATCTTGTATAAATCCAAGATGTATTGGATATAACCTATAATATCCAACGCCTTTCAATGTACATTTTTCATCAATTGTTTCATTCGCTGCAACATGTAACCCTATGTTATAACCCATAATAACTAACCTGCAGGGATATCGCCAAGTGGATTTTATTTAAGGGTATGTCTTTTGAATCATTCCTTTATGAATGCAAGCAAAGGAGTGGCGATGAAAATGAAATTTACGCTTATAATGGAAGACTTGATTCTGGATGAAAGCAAGGTTGATAATATGATTATTGACTGGGTAGAAGATGTTTCACAACAGCAAGTTTTGGAAATGTCGCATGAGTGGATTACCTCAAAGAATTTTCTCACCGAGAAAATGATTGGGTTGATAAAAGTTGGCGAATCCTCATTGACAATAGAACCTGTTGACGAGGGGTTAATCTAATGGAACGGTTCGTGTGGTTTTTAGATGAGATTGTGGGTCAATTTAAGGCTGTCGAAAATACCCTTCAATCACTAATGGCGAAAATTCCATTTATCGGTTCTTTGGCGGCCGAATATTGCAGTCTGATTATGTTGGTATTTATGATGACTTTAGCTGTGTTTATATTGCGGCCGCTGGTTAAATGGTCGCTAATGGTTATTATTGTAGGCGCAATACTAGCCGGCGCAATATCCTACTTTTCCGGATTAGCGTTTTGGGGAGTGCTGCCTGTTACTGCCTTAGGTGCAACTATTGTAATGTTTGTAAATAAATTTGTAATGGAATAACTATTATGTATAGCAAAAAAAGAAAAAAGAAATGTCCATTTTGCCAGGGCATAGCTACTAAGGTATACGGCGATTATGTATGTAAAAGCTGCGGCGCGATTTTGAATTTTAATGCTATAAACACTGATTCGGTAAATGTTATTTTTCAGATTTACCAAAAATAGACGCGCTTAATAAATAAAAAGTTAGCCGTTCTCATTTAAACGCTTGGTTCATCTTAGAAGATGTTTAATGCCAGAACCGGGCTATAATCAAGACACTTTACATTTGTGATAGAAACATATATACTTATTCCGATTATTGAATTTGCGACTAAATACAAAGTGATAGGTTAGTTCTGAATATGTTTGGCATCATAGCGATATTAATAAGCGCCGCCGCTGTCTCAAGCTATATCAACCATCGATTCATTAAACTGCCGACAACTATAGGCCTGATGGTTATCGGCCTGTCTATGTCTTTGGCGGTTGTATTGCTAAGTGTTCTGGGTGTCGATTTTAGAAGCTCTATCGGTGGATTTTTAGAACAAATTGATTTTAGCGAAGCTCTTATGAAGGGGATGTTGAGCTTCTTGCTTTTCGCTGGCGCTCTAAAAATTAACCTGAATGACCTTGCCAGCCAGAAATTTATTATTGGCGCACTGGCAACTTTTGGAGTGGTCGCCGCTACATTTATAATCGGAACTGCGCTATTTTTTATATTGAAATTGATTAACTTAGCCATCCCCTATTCATACTGCTTAGTATTTGGAGCGTTAATTTCCCCGACCGACCCGGTGGCCGTGCTGGCTATACTCAAGACGGTAAAAGTGCCAAAATCCTTAGCGACTAAGATAGCCGGCGAATCGTTGTTTAATGACGGCATTGGTGTTGTTGTATTTATCGTGATGGCTGGTATTGCGGCCAGCGGCGGTTCGGTTTCAGCCGGGCATGTTGCCTTACTGCTTGTTCAAGAGGCGTTGGGCGGCGTTGTGTTTGGATTGTTGCTGGGATGGATTGTTTACCGTCTGCTAAAAAGCGTTGATGACCACTCGGTGGAAGTTCTTTTAACGCTGGCTTTAGTATGCGGCGGGTATGCGCTGGCGATGAGCCTGCATATCTCCGGCCCTATTGCGATAGTAGTAGCGGGACTGCTGATTGGCAATTACGGACGACAGTTTGCTATGTCTGATTCTACCCGCGACCATTTGGATAAATTCTGGGAGCTAATCGATGAAATCCTCAATGCGGTGCTGTTCATTTTAATTGGTTTTGAGGTTTTGGTGCTTTCGTTCACTATGGATTATTTCATTGTCGGATTAATCGCTATTCCGGTAACGCTTGCCGCCCGGTTTATCAGCGTATGGTTAGCAATAACGGTATTGAAATTCAAACGGGAATTTACCCGAAACGTTGTTCTGATTTTAACCTGGGGAGGATTGCGCGGCGGTATTTCTATTGCGTTGGCATTATCATTATCTGCAGGCCAGGCAAGAGACTTGATTGTATCGATTACTTATATAATTGTTGTATTCTCGATTTTAGTACAGGGTCTAACGATAAAAAGCGTACTCCGACGTTTACTGCCTTCCCAATGATTTTTATAGATAAGCTGAGGTTTGATATGACAAAATTAACTGAATTCAATGGCTTCCTTAAGGGTAGTACATTGGCACTTCACTTAACAGGTGGATAAAAAATTTATCTATCAATCAGGATGGAACGGAGTGACATCCTGAGGGTTTGGCAATCTTACCGGGATAGATAATGATTATGTAAATGATCTGATATTTTGCAGGTGCTGAATTGGCAGGTCTCGTCCACCGCTTAGCATTACAACCCAACAACAATCATCGGCGTATATGTTGGTCCTCGCCGCGATAGGTCGGACTTGAATACAACAACCTCGCTAACCTCAAAAACATCCGACTCAAATTCGGTCTCCTGAAGCTCATCGATAAATGCCTCCAAACCTTTCGGATATTTGATTCTGCCGATAGTCAAATGCGCTGAGAATGGCTTATCGCTCTTGCCAAAACCGCCCTGACGGCAGGCAGACTCCACCTGATAAGCCAGCTCTTTAAGATCATCCATGTCGCCAGCCGCGCCAACCCAGACAACGCGCGGTCTTCTTATATTCGGGAAACATCCCAAGCTGGATAATTTAATTGAAAACGGTTTGATATTCTTCAGATTTTCCGCAAGTATGTTTTCGAGATTACTTATCGAATCACTTTCAATATCGCCTAAAAAGCGAATGGTAAAATGCAGGTTAGCCGCTTTTACCCAGCGTACGCCGTCAGCATGCGGTTTTAAACCCACGATTAGCTTATCGACCTCACGCTTGAGAGCATCCGGGATTTTTACCGCGATAAAAGTGCGTATCTTGGCCATGGGGTAAGGATAGCATATTATATTTATTGATTCAAGGTAAAAAATGTGTCAATGCAAATTGGCGCACGAGGACGTATGCCAACCACAAAAATGGCGCACGAGGACGTATGCCAACCACAATTTATTACCGCATAAAAAAAGTCCGCCATTCGACGGACTAATTCGCTGATGCGGCATTTATCCCTACTGGCTATATCGAGGGAAATAAATAATACTTTAATTTCCTGATTCTATATTTGCAAATCATCCCTGATTTCAGTTAGACATCGACAGAAAGCATCAATTTCCACATCGGTATGAGTGGCCATCGCCGTAATACGTATCCCCCATCGCTTATCGGGACTTACCGGCACCACAAAATATCCTCGCCGGTGAAGTTCATCTATAATCAGACTTGTCTTTTCCTTACTGCTAAAATATACATTTATAATATGACTGCCGGAAGAATTAATCTCAAACCCGGAGCGTTTCAAGTTTATATATATTTGTTGGATGTTTTTTCTCATTCGCGCAACCAATTCAGGTTCTCGTTTGAGAATCTTTAAACTCGATAAAGAAGCGGCGGCGATTGGCGCAGCAATCGATGTTGAATACTTATATGCTCTCAGCGGTCCGGACAACATCTTGCCAGCCTCCTCAGAAAATGTCAGAAACCCTCCCTGAGAACCCAGCGCCTTGGAAAATGTGCCCATTATAAAATCAGCGGTTCCGGTAAGAGAATATAGCTCCTCAAGCCCTCTGCCGGTTTTTCCAATACAGCCGGTAGCATGCGCCTCATCGAGAATCAGGTGAAAATGATACTTGCTTTTTAAACGGGCAATCTTATCCAGGGGCAGAATATCGCCATTAACCGTAAACGCCGAGCAGCTGGCTGCTATTTTTCGGGATTTACCGCTCTTTTTTAATAAAGCCTCGAGGTGTGTCAAATCAAGATGACGATATATATTCACCGGACAACCTGACAGTCTGATGCCATCAATAATAGAGGGATGATTGCTCTCATCGCTGAAAAATATAGTATCATTATCACTCAAACTTTGATGCAAAGCCGTATTGGCGGCATAGCCCGAGGGGAAAATCACAGCCTTTTCACGATGTTTAAAATCCGCAATCTCATCCGCAAGTTTATCATGAATAATTGTTGTACCCGAGGTCAAGGGCGCGCCGCCGGTGCCGATTCCATAATTTTGGGCAGCCTCTGTAAATGTTTTTATAACCTCCGGGTGATGCGATAAGCCTAAATAGTCATTACTGGAAAATATTATAAGCTTTTTACCATTGATGGTTATATATTGAGCCTGGCGAGATTCTAAAGAATTCCTCACTATATTCCTCCCGTTTAAATATCGCTTTATTCGACTATCGGGTCAAGCATGATTTTAATTGACTTTGAAATAATTATTTATAATATTTCAACATTATGGTTGAATGTTAAATTTAACGATAGAGGTTGAAAATGAAAGGTCTTAAACCGGAAGACATAAAAGTAATTGTTGCCACCGATTGTGGTTCTACAACTACAAAAGCGATTTTAATTGAATACCGCGATGGCGAATATCGTCTTATAGTACGCGGCGAAGCTCCAACAACAGTGGAAGCTCCTTTCGAGGATGTTACAATGGGAGCATTAAATGCTATTGGCGAAGTCGAGGAACTTTCAGGCAGAAAAATTCTTGGTAAAGACAACAAGATTACTTCTCCCGCCAAAGGAAATATCGGTACGGATATTTATATATCAACATCTTCTGCCGGCGGTGGTTTGCAGATGATGGTTGCCGGTGTTGTTCGGTCGATGACAGCCGAGTCTGCTGAAAGGGCTGCTATGACCGCCGGCGCTATTGTCATGGATGTTATTGCCTCCAATGATAAACGATTGCCTCATCAGCAGATAGAACGAATACGCCACCTTCGCCCCGATATGATACTGCTATCAGGCGGCATCGATGGCGGCACTACGACTCATGTAGCCGAATTAGCTGAACTTATAAGCGCGGCCGACCCAAAACCCCGTCTCGGCTCAGGTTATAATTTGCCTGTTATTTATGCCGGCAATGTTGATGCCCGTAGGGCGGTTACTGAAACTCTCAAGGATAAAACCGCGCTTGATATTGTCGATAATCTGCGTCCTGTTCTCGAACGTGAAAATCTTCTGCCGGCGCGCGAAAAAATTCATGACTTGTTCATGGAACACGTTATGGCTCAAGCTCCGGGATATTCCAAGCTTATGACTTGGACTGATGCTCCGATTATGCCCACACCTGGCGCGGTTGGATTGATTATTAAAACAATCGCTGACATTGAGAATATTGAAGTTGTGGGCGTTGATATTGGCGGCGCAACCACAGATATTTTCAGCGTTTTTCGCCCGGATGGTAAAGAGGGAATATTTAACCGAACTGTTTCGGCTAACCTCGGTATGAGTTACTCGGTTTCAAATGTTTTTGCTGAAGCGACACTGCCTAATGTCATGCGCTGGGTGCCGTTTGATGTGGATGAGCGTGAAATCCGCAATAGAATTAAAAACAAGATGATTAGGCCGACGACTATTCCGCAATCATTAGAGGAATTGATTATTGAACAGGCTATTGCTAAGGAGGCATTACGGCTGGCGTTTATTCAACATAGATCATTTGCTACCGTGCTTAAAGGCGTCCAGCAGCAGCGAACTATTGCTGATGCTTTCGAGCAATCGACATCCGGCGCTTCCTTGGTAAACATGATGAGCCTTGATATGTTGGTTGGTTCCGGCGGCGTGTTGTCGCATGCCCCTCGCCGTCAACAGGCAGCGCTGATGACTATTGACGCATTTTTACCTATGGGCATTACCCGCTTGGCAGTCGATTCAATATTTATGATGCCTCAGCTTGGCGTGCTTTCGAGCCTGCATGAGAAAGCCGCAACCGAGGTGTTTAATAAAGATTGCCTAATTCATCTTGGTACTGTTGTCGCTCCGGTTGGCGAGGGCAAAGAGGGGAAAGAGATATTAAGTTACAATATTGAACTCCCTGACGGCAAAGTTGAAAAAGGCGATATTGCATTCGGTCAGATGAAATTAATTAAGCTGGGTATCGGCGATGACGGCATTCCGTTAAAAGCGAAAGCCGAGTTGACGCCTGCTCGCGGCTTTGATTTGGGCAATGGCAAGGGCAACAAAATTGAGGGGCAGCTATCAGGCGGCGTGGTTGGCATAATTCTTGATGGCCGCGGTCGCCCGTTTAACCTTCCTGCCGATGCTAAGACCCGCGTAAACAAGCTTAAAGATTGGATGCTTGAGCTGGATATTTATCCGGAGGATAGTCTAATTAAATTGATTGAACAGTATTAAGTTAATTTATTGATTTGAATATTCTAACGCCATCTCTTAATATAGAGGGATGGCGTTTTTTTTATTAATTCTTCACGGAGAACTACATGCTAATAAAAGACCTGAAAAACTGCCCGGAGATAATCGCCGGCGATAATACGCAATTAAGAGAACTTCTAAATCCATTAAACGATAATGTAAATATCAGATACAGTTTAGCCCAAGCTGTCGTAAAACCCGGCAATACCACTTTAGCCCACAGATTAAAATCATCTGAGTTGTACTATATTCTTGAAGGCGAGGGTGAAATGTATATTGATGACGAGGTGGAAAAAGTAGCTTCCGGGCAGGCAATTTATATCCCTCCTGATTCGAATCAGAAAATAACAAACACTGGTTCAACTGATCTTATCTTTATTTGCATTGTCGATCCGGCTTGGCGGTTCGATGATGAGGAAGTATTAGATTAGGTTGAATAAAAAAGGGATTATTATCCAAGAATTGGCAGTTGAAAAACTGATATATTTATATAACGTGCTATAAGCTGTATGACAGTATTGTTGTTAAATGCAAGCTTCGATTTTATTTATCGATAACGGTTTCTTTGAGATGATTAGCCGCATCAATAATGGGACAGCCGATGCCCTTTTCGGTTTGTTTAAATGCCCTGGCTCTGAAAGGATCGCGGATAACTTTGCCAACGCGTTTGCAGTTGAAAGTTTCTTGTATAAGTTTAGCTGTAGATAAATTGACATTATCAGAATTTGTAGCCGCAATAAAGGCATCCTCGCTTGAGAAATTTATTTTCTTATAGATTTCTAAATCGGTACCCGAACCGACAATTTTCTGACCTTTGAATGCATTCCTGAGCCTTCTAAAGCCGCTCTCTTCTAAATCTATTACAATAATTTCATGACCTTCTATCTCCAGATCATGTGCCAACTCGCTTGCTATTTTTGATGCTCCCACAATAACAACTCTCAAAAAATACCTCCCGTATGATAATAACTGCTTATAATTTATCGGCAATATTTATGAAATATCAACAACTTATCGCTAATTGCCGCATTTAACTGATGCTTTTATTTTGGGGAAATGCTTAACAATCAGGCTGTTTAAGACAACTAAACCATATTATTCACAAATCCTAATCTGTGCTTTTTCTGCCAGAACTGTCGGAAGTAACTTCCGATAGCACAAAAACACTCTGTATTTATAATTGGTTACTGATATTGTTTCTATCATATTATTGTCTTTGAGATTAAAAACTGATTTCTAATAACAAAATTGATTTTATAAATAATTCTGTCTAAAAAATATAATGCAAGGAAAAATATTTACAATAAAGCCTTGACATTTATTTTGTAATTAATTATCTCCCAAAGTGATGTTTGGCTATTAAGTGAAAATCATCACAAGCTGAGTTGAGAGGTTAGATGGGTTTCGGTTATGGCATAATCGCTTTATTTATCTTGGTTGGGATACTGTTTGTATTAGTTGTTGTTTTCTTTGCCAGTCTTTTACGTCCCAAGCGTCCCAATAAGAATAAATTAGAGAATTATGAGTGTGGCGAACGTCCAATTGATGGTGCATGGATTCAATACAATTCCGGTTTTTATATTTTTGCCTTAATATTCGTGATATTTGATGTTGAGGTAGTTTTTTTATTCCCCTGGGCGGTTGCCTTTAAACAACTCTCCCAGCCCAACCAACTTGGTCTTTTTATGTTGGTAGAGGCATTTATTTTCATATTTATTCTAATTGTTGGTCTAATCTACGCTTGGAAAAAAGGAGCCTTAAAATGGGTATAATTGAAAAGGTTCCAACATATCTCGAAAAAATACCAGGCGGAGGGATAGTAGTTGCTTCGGTTGAGTCGGTTCTCAATAATTCAAGGGCGCATTCTCAATGGTATTTGCTGTTTGGCTTGGCTTGCTGCGCTATTGAGATGATGGCTACCGGCGCTTCCCGCTACGATTTTGACCGTCTGGGCATGATTTTTCGTGCCTCACCCCGCCAAGCTGATTTAATGATGGTTTGCGGTACTGTAACTCATAAAATGGGCAAGCGGGTTAAAATCCTTTATGATCAGATGTCCGACCCGAAATATGTTTTAGCTATGGGCGGATGCGCCAGCAATGGCGGCCCGTTTTATTATGATTGCTACTCAGTGTTAAAAGGTGTAGATAAGGTAATACCTGTTGATGTTTACATTCCCGGCTGTCCTCCTCGCCCGGAAGCGCTTATGCAGGGCACATTGAAAATGAGAGAAGTTATCAAGAACCAGAAAATCAAAGATTTCCTCGGCGATAAACCGATGCAATCATAGCAATAATAAATGACTAAAGAAGAGATTGAAAAAAAAATAACGCTGGATTTCAAAGACCGCGTTGAAATTCAGGAGACCAACCAACCAGAGCCGTTTGTTTATATTTCCAAAGATAAATATATAGAATTCTGCCAATATCTTAAAAATGATACCGACTTGTCATTCGAGTTCCTTTTTCAGCTTGGCGGCTCTCATTTTGAGGATAGGTTCGAGGTCTTTCTCTGTCTTAGTTCTCATAAACATCGGCATGAAATTGTTGTGAAAGTAAAATTGCCGGCTGATAATCCGGAAATAAATTCAGTTATAAATATATGGCGGGTTGCTGATTTCTTTGAACTTGAGGTAATGGAACTGTTTGGCATCATGGTTGTAGATCATCCTAATCCCCGTCATCTGTTATTAATTGAGGAATGGGATTATGGTTATCCGATGAGGAAAGGCTGGACAGGACCTGATTTTATTCCAATGCCTGATAAATCCAAGAGCGCAGAATGAGTGATCTAATTAAAGATATACAGCATAATGAAGATGAATTTATAATCAATATGGGGCCACAGCACCCCTCCACTCATGGTGTGCTGCGTCTTATCCTTAAGATGAAGGGCGAATTCATTATGGATTTAATTCCTGATGTTGGGTTTCTTCATCGTTCATTGGAAAAAATAGCTGAGAACCGCACTTATGCTCAGTTTATGCCGTTTACCGACCGAGTTGACTATTGCGCCTCCATACCCTGCAATTTTGCCTGGGCGGTTGCAGTGGAGAAGCTTGCTGAAATCGAGATACCCGACAGAGCGCAGTATTTGCGGGTTATTATGGCTGAGTTGAATCGAATTGCCTCGCATCTTGTTTGGCTTGGCACAATGTCGCTCGATTTAGGCGCGTTTACTCCGTTTCTGTATGCTTTCCGCGAACGGGAACAGATTCTGGATATGTTCGAGATGACTTGCGGTCAGAGGCTTACATATAATTATATGAGAATCGGCGGAGTATCCAAGGATGTGCCGCCTAAATTTTATAAAAGATGTAAAGACTTCACTGTAGATTTTCGCAAGAAAGTTGATGATTATGAGGCTCTTTTAACATATAACCCGATATTCTTAACCCGCACCAAAAATGTCGCTATTTTACCTGTTGATGATGCTCTTAATTATGGTGCCAGCGGACCAACAATAAGGGCATCCGGACATGATTGGGACCTGCGAAAGACTCATCCATATTCATCTTATGATAAATTTAATTTTGAAATCCCGACCGGAAAAACCGGCGATGTTTGGGATAGATATTTAGTTCGCATCCGCGAGATGCGTATATGCTGTGATATTATCGATCAGGCATTAGAGGGATTGCCTGAAGGTCCGATAATGGCGAGAGTGCCGAAAATGTTTAAGCCCAAGCCAAACGAGGTATATTCGCGAATCGAAGCTCCGCGCGGCGAGATGGGCTATTATATTATCTCGGATGGCACAACAAAGCCATACCGGGTGAAAATCCGCACAGCCTCATTTGCCCATGTTCAGCTTATGAATTATCTATGCAAGGGCTGGAAAATAGCCGACTTGGTGGCGATTTTCGGTTCGCTGGATATTGTTCTGCCGGAGGTTGACCGTTAATGCTGGAATTAACTGGGATTCTGCAATGGGTTGTTAGTATTGTTGTCGGCATCTCCGAATCATTGGGCTTGCCGGCTATTGTATCTGATATAGTGTTGATGCTCCTAACTATTGTTGCGATTGTTGTATTCTTATTGATAATGTGCTTATTCTTGGTCTGGTGGGAACGAAAAGTTTCGGCTCATATTCAGGATAGATTAGGACCAATGATGGCTGGCTGGCATGGTTGGTATCAGACTATCGCGGATGCCCTTAAACTATTGCAAAAAGAAGATATAATCGTTAAATCGGCAGATAGAAAAGTGCATTTCTGGGCACCGGTAATAGTTTTCACTGTTTGTTTGGCGGCTTATGCTGTTATACCATTCGGCAAAGGATTAATCGCCTCTGATGTGAGCATCGGCTTATTATATATACTTGCTATTACAAGCTTTACTGTTATCGCCCTGCTGATGGCGGGCTGGGGCTCCAATAATAAATATGCTCTTCTTGGCGGTATGCGTTCTGCAGCGCAGATAGTTTCCTATGAGGTGCCGCTTACTCTTTCGGTGCTTGGCGTTGTCTTGATGTCGGGTTCGCTTTCGATGTATCATTTTGTTGAAGTTCAGACTGATTGTTTCTGGAACTGGTATATCTGGCCTCAGCTTCTCGGATTTTTCATATATATTAGCGCGGCTACGGCCGAATTGAACCGAACACCGTTCGACCTTCCCGAAGCTGAACAGGAATTAGTTGCCGGCTTTAATATCGAGTATTCGGGCATGAAGTTCGCCATGTTCTTCCTTGCCGAATTTTTGAATATGTTTACCGCTTCGGCGATTGCCACTACTTTATTTTTAGGAGGCTGGCAGCCGCCATTACCGGGACTGGATTTTATCCCGTCATATTTATGGTTTATAGGCAAATCATTGTTTTTAGTTTTTGTAATTATGT
Above is a window of Candidatus Zixiibacteriota bacterium DNA encoding:
- a CDS encoding NADH-quinone oxidoreductase subunit B; translated protein: MGIIEKVPTYLEKIPGGGIVVASVESVLNNSRAHSQWYLLFGLACCAIEMMATGASRYDFDRLGMIFRASPRQADLMMVCGTVTHKMGKRVKILYDQMSDPKYVLAMGGCASNGGPFYYDCYSVLKGVDKVIPVDVYIPGCPPRPEALMQGTLKMREVIKNQKIKDFLGDKPMQS
- a CDS encoding NADH-quinone oxidoreductase subunit C, with product MTKEEIEKKITLDFKDRVEIQETNQPEPFVYISKDKYIEFCQYLKNDTDLSFEFLFQLGGSHFEDRFEVFLCLSSHKHRHEIVVKVKLPADNPEINSVINIWRVADFFELEVMELFGIMVVDHPNPRHLLLIEEWDYGYPMRKGWTGPDFIPMPDKSKSAE
- a CDS encoding NADH-quinone oxidoreductase subunit D; the encoded protein is MSDLIKDIQHNEDEFIINMGPQHPSTHGVLRLILKMKGEFIMDLIPDVGFLHRSLEKIAENRTYAQFMPFTDRVDYCASIPCNFAWAVAVEKLAEIEIPDRAQYLRVIMAELNRIASHLVWLGTMSLDLGAFTPFLYAFREREQILDMFEMTCGQRLTYNYMRIGGVSKDVPPKFYKRCKDFTVDFRKKVDDYEALLTYNPIFLTRTKNVAILPVDDALNYGASGPTIRASGHDWDLRKTHPYSSYDKFNFEIPTGKTGDVWDRYLVRIREMRICCDIIDQALEGLPEGPIMARVPKMFKPKPNEVYSRIEAPRGEMGYYIISDGTTKPYRVKIRTASFAHVQLMNYLCKGWKIADLVAIFGSLDIVLPEVDR
- the nuoH gene encoding NADH-quinone oxidoreductase subunit NuoH, coding for MLELTGILQWVVSIVVGISESLGLPAIVSDIVLMLLTIVAIVVFLLIMCLFLVWWERKVSAHIQDRLGPMMAGWHGWYQTIADALKLLQKEDIIVKSADRKVHFWAPVIVFTVCLAAYAVIPFGKGLIASDVSIGLLYILAITSFTVIALLMAGWGSNNKYALLGGMRSAAQIVSYEVPLTLSVLGVVLMSGSLSMYHFVEVQTDCFWNWYIWPQLLGFFIYISAATAELNRTPFDLPEAEQELVAGFNIEYSGMKFAMFFLAEFLNMFTASAIATTLFLGGWQPPLPGLDFIPSYLWFIGKSLFLVFVIMWFKWTYPRLRVDHLMAFAWKILLPLAFVNIILTALGVYFF